A region from the Andrena cerasifolii isolate SP2316 chromosome 9, iyAndCera1_principal, whole genome shotgun sequence genome encodes:
- the LOC143373340 gene encoding uncharacterized protein LOC143373340, giving the protein MKWFALIACVLIIDSVDRVSASPISNESSYYGEGVADCKGSRQEFYNRMKEVKCRPRKSLEKLNADRRYTFLPNVVPVNRCDGFCGDQLVCIPTRTQRKLILVKRSRDALSRDMICYRVYVEEHTQCRCKCKVTEKDCNEYQQYKADECACECDNFQEQDACTFRRKMVWNPEKCRCICAVPEEECSTGLEWIPSVCSCRKVMPLAQG; this is encoded by the exons ATGAAGTGGTTCGCGCTTATCGCCTGCGTTTTAATAATCGATTCGGTGGACCGGGTGAGTGCTTCGCCAATTTCTAACGAGTCTTCTTACTACGGCGAGGGAGTTGCAG ATTGCAAAGGGTCGCGGCAGGAATTCTACAACAGAATGAAGGAGGTGAAGTGCAGGCCGCGGAAAAGCTTAGAGAAGCTAAATGCGGATCGTAGGTACACCTTCCTCCCAAACGTAGTACCAGTGAATAGGTGCGACGGTTTCTGCGGCGATCAATTGGTCTGCATTCCCACGAGAACGCAGAGGAAGCTGATTCTCGTGAAGAGGAGCCGCGACGCCCTGTCGCGCGATATGATCTGCTACCGCGTCTACGTCGAGGAACACACGCAATGCAG ATGCAAGTGTAAAGTAACAGAGAAGGACTGTAACGAGTATCAGCAGTACAAGGCGGATGAGTGTGCATGCGAGTGCGACAATTTCCAGGAACAGGACGCCTGCACCTTCAGGAGGAAAATGGTGTGGAACCCGGAGAAGTGCAGATGCATTTGCGCCGTGCCTGAAGAGGAATGCTCCACGGGGTTGGAGTGGATTCCATCGGTTTGCAG CTGCCGCAAAGTTATGCCGTTGGCGCAAGGCTGA